In Verrucomicrobiota bacterium, a genomic segment contains:
- a CDS encoding DUF5069 domain-containing protein, with translation MDLPVHPPMSDSIYPRSPRETMAGWVHLPRYIDKIRLHLAGKLHPDYQPNFGRGFDGWWLEAADVKAETLIEVVRRSVTDGEVCDWVLKNVRADAAAKTAHLHRMLDYPKADDASGQERLCKRKADAGMAHRDDIRCFVDFIDADEKRI, from the coding sequence ATGGATTTGCCAGTCCATCCCCCAATGAGCGATTCCATTTATCCCCGCAGTCCTCGTGAAACCATGGCAGGCTGGGTTCATTTGCCGCGATACATCGACAAGATTCGGCTTCATTTGGCAGGCAAATTGCATCCTGACTATCAACCCAACTTTGGGCGCGGATTCGACGGATGGTGGCTGGAAGCCGCCGACGTGAAGGCGGAAACGTTGATCGAAGTGGTGAGGCGGAGTGTGACCGACGGTGAGGTTTGCGACTGGGTGTTGAAAAACGTGAGGGCCGATGCCGCCGCCAAGACAGCGCACTTGCACCGCATGTTGGATTATCCGAAAGCCGACGATGCTTCCGGGCAGGAGCGTTTGTGCAAACGAAAGGCGGATGCAGGAATGGCCCATCGCGACGACATCCGCTGCTTCGTGGATTTCATCGACGCGGACGAGAAACGGATTTAA
- a CDS encoding iron-containing alcohol dehydrogenase, translated as MSILPARFSFSFPTPTLCGPGVISDLPGHLAELGVRRPLVVTDPGLLSTRAFQRLREVLGASAQGTEWHLYSGVHPNPVEQDVRGAAESCVRVGCDGIIAFGGGSALDAGKAARILVRRPGLDLARFYDHSEWTGLLPLVAIPTTAGTGSEVGRSSVITLDSTGRKSVLFHRELLARRVFLDSELTFDLPAKLTAATGADALTHCIESFTCPAFHPLCDGIALEGIRLVVEALPRACANGRDVDARQKMLVAAAMGAVAFQKDLGLVHSLAHPLSTLCGMHHGLANALCLSAGMKFCAERKPGLYRRVGQACGLKVEGLDDRQADAATLEFIGQFLGSLGLKGKLREHGAREDLLDALVLQAVDDPCHRTNAVPVSAEDFRLLYRELI; from the coding sequence ATGTCCATCCTCCCAGCGCGCTTCTCTTTCTCCTTTCCCACGCCCACCCTTTGCGGGCCAGGTGTGATCTCCGATTTGCCCGGTCACCTCGCGGAGTTGGGCGTGCGGCGTCCACTCGTGGTGACCGATCCCGGACTCCTTTCCACCCGAGCCTTCCAACGTTTGCGCGAAGTCTTGGGCGCCAGCGCGCAAGGCACGGAATGGCATCTCTACAGCGGCGTGCATCCCAATCCGGTCGAGCAGGACGTTCGCGGCGCCGCGGAGTCTTGTGTGCGCGTCGGATGCGACGGCATCATCGCCTTCGGTGGCGGCAGCGCTCTGGACGCGGGCAAAGCCGCGCGCATTCTGGTCCGGCGTCCGGGTCTGGATCTGGCGCGGTTCTATGATCATTCCGAGTGGACGGGACTGCTGCCGCTGGTGGCGATCCCAACGACGGCCGGGACCGGCAGTGAAGTGGGCCGCAGCTCGGTCATCACGCTCGACAGCACCGGTCGCAAGTCCGTGTTGTTTCATCGCGAACTGTTGGCGCGCCGCGTGTTTCTCGATTCTGAATTGACCTTCGATTTGCCCGCCAAGTTGACCGCGGCCACCGGAGCCGACGCGCTCACCCACTGCATTGAAAGTTTCACTTGTCCGGCCTTTCATCCCCTGTGCGATGGGATCGCGCTGGAAGGCATCCGGCTGGTGGTGGAAGCCTTGCCCCGGGCCTGCGCGAACGGACGCGATGTGGACGCGCGTCAGAAAATGCTCGTCGCTGCGGCGATGGGCGCAGTGGCGTTTCAAAAGGATTTGGGCTTGGTCCATTCGCTGGCGCACCCGTTGTCGACGCTTTGCGGCATGCACCATGGCTTGGCGAACGCCCTGTGCCTTTCGGCGGGAATGAAGTTTTGCGCTGAACGCAAGCCCGGCCTTTATCGGAGGGTCGGCCAGGCATGCGGCTTGAAGGTGGAAGGCCTTGACGACCGGCAAGCGGACGCGGCCACTCTGGAATTCATCGGGCAATTTCTGGGTTCGTTGGGACTGAAGGGAAAACTGAGGGAACATGGCGCTCGCGAGGATTTGCTGGACGCGCTGGTCCTGCAGGCGGTGGACGATCCCTGTCATAGGACGAACGCTGTACCTGTCAGCGCCGAGGACTTTCGTCTTCTCTATCGGGAACTGATCTGA
- a CDS encoding tetratricopeptide repeat protein: protein MSVPIRVCLYVLCLGLSAVFGYRLYVEYEGVSKKPASATTTDLDIKLPEESGGGKRKGAQANLGTWGAALFFTLAGLGLLAGQDISKYFSGRATKLLFNDDGDPITDPEYEIAENEWAKGNHLDAIRLLREYLAKNPREQFAALRIAEIYEKDLNNPLAAALEYEEVLTKKLPPERWGWAAIHLCNLYSTKLGQMDKAVALLRRLDEEYPETAAAGKARQRLAMYDQGELGPEPREGGA, encoded by the coding sequence ATGAGTGTGCCGATTCGAGTTTGCTTGTATGTGCTCTGCCTGGGTTTGTCGGCGGTGTTCGGCTATCGCCTGTATGTCGAGTACGAAGGGGTGTCGAAGAAGCCTGCCTCCGCTACGACCACCGACCTCGACATCAAGCTTCCGGAGGAATCCGGCGGCGGGAAGAGAAAAGGTGCCCAGGCGAATCTGGGCACTTGGGGGGCGGCCTTGTTTTTCACCCTGGCCGGATTAGGCCTGCTCGCGGGCCAGGACATTTCGAAGTATTTCTCGGGACGCGCCACCAAGCTCCTGTTCAATGACGACGGAGATCCGATTACCGATCCGGAGTATGAGATTGCCGAAAACGAATGGGCCAAGGGCAATCATCTTGATGCGATCCGGCTCTTGCGGGAATACCTTGCCAAGAACCCGCGCGAACAGTTTGCCGCGCTCCGAATCGCGGAGATCTACGAGAAGGATTTGAACAATCCGCTGGCGGCCGCCCTGGAGTACGAGGAAGTGCTGACAAAGAAGCTGCCGCCGGAACGATGGGGATGGGCGGCGATTCACCTGTGCAATCTTTATTCGACCAAACTCGGCCAGATGGACAAAGCGGTGGCTTTGTTGCGGCGCTTGGACGAGGAGTATCCTGAAACCGCGGCGGCGGGCAAAGCTCGCCAGCGGCTGGCGATGTACGATCAAGGCGAGCTCGGTCCGGAACCGAGGGAAGGCGGCGCGTAA
- a CDS encoding NADH-quinone oxidoreductase subunit N has product MVNSAAYLDLAKACLPELALTATSLLVLFLDLVWARELEDTRRRRVLLAAFLSGGALALLTTFLWPFAGIAPGGMWSLGATGLVVKQGLIVMGLLSACLMAPGDWSEHAGEYFAVLALALVGMLCMASAEHLLMIFASVELASLSLYILTALNKGQRESTEAGLKYFLFGGVAAAFLLYGFSLLYGATGEMTLKALGAKLAAGSPDPLVWVAVAMVVAGFGFKVAVVPFHWWAPDVYQGAPAASAALIASGSKVASFWLMLKFMGSGLAGAAGDGSWGHFVSGWMPLLAGVAALSMVMGNIAALGQSSVRRLLAFSAVSHGGYLLLGILAQGEQGAASVVFYSLVYGFSSIGAFGVVSFVENAAGHDRFDAFTGLSKRSPVLAFSLMALLLSLAGVPPLAGFFGKFYLFAAVAAVKPLGWMWLVSIAIAMSCVSLYYYLLVLKQAYVAAPTREDMPPLEIPLCARLTVLFVVVVLFVLGFFPEFLLGRIHHALKLGVL; this is encoded by the coding sequence ATGGTGAACTCCGCCGCCTATCTCGATCTCGCGAAGGCTTGCCTGCCGGAATTGGCCCTCACCGCCACGTCGTTGCTTGTGCTCTTCCTCGATTTGGTCTGGGCACGCGAACTGGAGGACACGCGCCGGCGCCGCGTGCTGCTGGCGGCGTTTCTTTCCGGCGGCGCTTTGGCTTTGCTCACCACTTTTCTCTGGCCGTTCGCCGGCATCGCGCCGGGCGGCATGTGGTCCTTGGGCGCCACGGGCCTTGTCGTGAAGCAAGGCTTGATCGTGATGGGACTGCTTTCGGCCTGCCTCATGGCGCCCGGCGATTGGTCCGAACACGCCGGTGAGTACTTCGCCGTGCTCGCCCTCGCCTTGGTGGGCATGCTGTGCATGGCCAGCGCGGAGCATCTGCTCATGATTTTTGCGAGCGTCGAACTGGCGAGCCTCTCGCTCTACATCCTCACCGCCTTGAACAAAGGCCAGCGCGAATCGACCGAGGCCGGTTTGAAATACTTCCTGTTCGGCGGCGTCGCGGCGGCCTTCCTGCTTTACGGTTTCAGTCTTCTCTATGGCGCCACGGGAGAAATGACCCTCAAAGCGCTGGGAGCCAAGCTTGCCGCCGGAAGTCCCGATCCCTTGGTCTGGGTGGCCGTGGCCATGGTGGTGGCAGGGTTCGGATTTAAGGTCGCCGTGGTTCCGTTCCACTGGTGGGCCCCCGATGTTTATCAAGGCGCACCCGCGGCTTCCGCCGCGTTGATCGCTTCCGGATCCAAAGTGGCCAGTTTCTGGCTGATGCTCAAGTTCATGGGTTCTGGCCTGGCCGGAGCGGCCGGGGACGGATCCTGGGGTCATTTCGTTTCGGGCTGGATGCCCCTCCTCGCCGGAGTCGCCGCTCTGTCGATGGTGATGGGAAACATCGCCGCCCTGGGACAATCAAGCGTGCGCCGTCTGCTGGCTTTTTCGGCCGTTTCGCATGGCGGATATTTATTGCTGGGAATCCTCGCGCAAGGCGAGCAAGGCGCCGCCAGTGTGGTGTTCTACAGCCTCGTCTACGGATTCTCCTCGATCGGCGCCTTCGGCGTCGTGAGTTTTGTGGAGAACGCGGCGGGGCACGACCGCTTCGACGCTTTCACCGGCCTTTCCAAACGCTCACCCGTGTTGGCGTTCAGTCTGATGGCGTTGCTGCTTTCCCTGGCTGGTGTGCCGCCGTTGGCGGGATTCTTTGGCAAGTTTTATCTCTTCGCGGCCGTTGCGGCGGTGAAGCCATTGGGCTGGATGTGGCTGGTGAGCATCGCCATCGCGATGAGTTGTGTCTCCCTCTACTACTACCTGCTCGTCCTCAAGCAGGCTTACGTTGCCGCGCCAACTCGCGAGGATATGCCGCCGCTGGAAATCCCGCTCTGCGCGCGACTCACAGTCCTTTTCGTCGTTGTCGTCCTTTTCGTCCTGGGATTCTTCCCCGAATTCCTCCTGGGACGCATTCACCACGCGCTCAAATTGGGTGTGCTTTAA
- a CDS encoding NADH-quinone oxidoreductase subunit M — MLAWTLYSAFLGVLVLMFVPVPGARWARGVALASSLTGLGIALLEAVKFKPAGELITIQKWAWIPSLGIDFHLAYDGISLTLVLLTGIASVAGILFSWNVEKRPREFFAFYLALIGGVHGVFLSFDLFQLFVFYEIAIIPKYFLIAIWGSTNREFGAMKLALYSFVGSALVLAVMVAAYVLSGSQTFSLPELAKVGFSADFQRWAFPVSFVGFAILAGLWPFHTWAPTGHVAAPTAASMLLAGVVMKLGAYGALRVSMALFPQGLKIWHESIGWLAVAGIVLGALVALAQSDFKFVIGYSSVSHMGFVLLGLASMNIAGLVGAVLQMFSHGILAGLLFGVVGRMVYDRAHTRNLDELKQLNLGRELPFAAATFVLAGCASMGLPGFSGFVAELQVLMGAWKRFPWMAIAAGLGIVVGAAYTLRAMQRAFFAADAGVLAPGTTESAAPHDPWEPISCAEKLGAVSLLAISIAIGLYPAWMMIWIQSAFDGAFFAGLRKVVGW; from the coding sequence ATGCTGGCTTGGACCCTCTATAGCGCGTTCCTCGGAGTGCTCGTGCTCATGTTCGTGCCCGTGCCGGGCGCGCGCTGGGCACGTGGCGTTGCCCTCGCCAGCTCGCTCACGGGACTTGGCATCGCCCTCCTGGAAGCGGTGAAGTTCAAGCCCGCCGGCGAATTGATCACGATCCAGAAATGGGCGTGGATCCCTTCGCTTGGGATCGACTTCCACCTCGCTTACGATGGCATCAGCCTCACCCTCGTCCTGCTCACAGGCATTGCCTCCGTTGCCGGCATCCTCTTTTCCTGGAACGTCGAGAAGCGCCCGCGCGAATTCTTTGCCTTTTACCTGGCGCTGATCGGCGGGGTGCACGGGGTTTTCCTCAGCTTCGATCTGTTCCAACTCTTCGTCTTTTACGAGATCGCCATCATCCCCAAATACTTCCTGATCGCCATTTGGGGCTCCACCAACCGCGAGTTTGGCGCCATGAAACTGGCCCTGTATTCCTTCGTCGGCAGCGCGCTGGTGCTCGCGGTGATGGTGGCCGCCTACGTGCTGTCGGGAAGCCAAACCTTCAGCCTGCCGGAACTGGCCAAGGTCGGATTCAGCGCCGATTTCCAGCGCTGGGCGTTTCCAGTGTCCTTCGTCGGCTTCGCCATTCTGGCGGGTCTGTGGCCGTTCCATACCTGGGCGCCCACCGGTCACGTCGCGGCGCCCACCGCGGCGTCCATGCTGCTCGCGGGCGTGGTCATGAAGCTTGGGGCCTACGGCGCGTTGCGCGTCTCCATGGCTTTGTTCCCGCAAGGACTCAAAATCTGGCACGAATCCATCGGATGGCTGGCGGTGGCCGGCATTGTCCTGGGCGCTCTCGTCGCCCTCGCCCAATCGGATTTCAAGTTCGTCATCGGCTATTCCAGCGTCAGCCACATGGGCTTCGTTCTGCTCGGACTCGCCAGCATGAACATCGCCGGATTGGTCGGCGCGGTTTTGCAGATGTTTTCACACGGCATCCTCGCGGGACTTCTCTTCGGCGTGGTCGGGCGCATGGTTTATGACCGGGCGCACACACGAAACCTCGACGAGCTGAAACAGTTGAACCTCGGGCGCGAACTTCCTTTCGCGGCAGCCACGTTCGTGCTCGCCGGTTGCGCTTCCATGGGGCTGCCCGGCTTCAGCGGATTCGTCGCCGAGCTGCAAGTTCTCATGGGCGCTTGGAAACGCTTTCCGTGGATGGCCATCGCGGCGGGCCTCGGCATCGTCGTCGGCGCCGCCTACACGCTGCGCGCCATGCAGCGAGCGTTCTTCGCAGCCGATGCGGGCGTCCTCGCCCCTGGCACAACCGAAAGCGCGGCTCCTCACGATCCGTGGGAACCGATCAGTTGCGCTGAAAAGCTTGGCGCCGTGAGTTTGCTCGCGATCAGCATCGCGATCGGTTTGTACCCCGCCTGGATGATGATCTGGATCCAATCGGCGTTTGACGGCGCGTTTTTCGCCGGGCTCAGGAAGGTGGTGGGATGGTGA
- a CDS encoding NADH-quinone oxidoreductase subunit M produces the protein MNTFGSLSALIFIPLVAGLVVAFLPARAAKAAKGLAFLAAGLCAGWVAWIGGRFDSAQAEMQFVEKWPWIPSIKVDYHLGLDGLGLVMIGLTALVVPFAMAVCRHETRRVPLMFALILWLEAGLFGAFTALDFFHWFLFWELSLVPAYFLIKFWGGEGRGPASFQFFVYAMAGSVSMLLAFLAVSVATGTFNFLEWAEKGRSGELASALSVRLAWFETFKTQEGLAQCVFWMALLGFAVKVPMFPFHSWLPSAYSEAPSGVTMILTGAMSKLGVYGLLRLILPVFPEQMREALDLLLWLAVATIVLSAFAALGQKDLKRTLAYSSVNHLGYCLLGVFAAMKVTETGGLWSAEKAAALNGVLLQMFNHGITASALFCFLGFLEQRSGGLRGLNEFGGLRAAAPVFCGLMGLSMFASLGLPGLNGFAGEFLIFKGAYALAWAPTAVATLGLLVTAIFLLGIMQKVFWGPLPERWTHWPDLTLGEKLLVTPATLLTLGLGVWPQAIVHWTHATVTQWVGWLRF, from the coding sequence ATGAACACCTTCGGTTCCCTCTCGGCCCTCATTTTCATCCCGCTGGTGGCAGGCTTGGTCGTGGCCTTCCTGCCCGCGCGCGCCGCCAAGGCAGCAAAGGGATTGGCTTTTCTGGCCGCCGGACTATGCGCCGGATGGGTCGCTTGGATTGGCGGGCGATTTGATTCGGCCCAGGCGGAGATGCAGTTTGTCGAAAAGTGGCCGTGGATTCCTTCCATCAAGGTGGATTATCACCTGGGTTTGGACGGCCTGGGCTTGGTCATGATCGGGTTGACCGCGTTGGTCGTGCCCTTCGCGATGGCAGTCTGCCGTCACGAGACGCGCCGCGTTCCTTTGATGTTCGCGTTGATCCTTTGGCTCGAGGCCGGCTTGTTCGGAGCCTTTACCGCCCTTGATTTTTTCCACTGGTTCCTCTTTTGGGAGCTCAGCTTGGTCCCCGCTTATTTCCTGATCAAGTTTTGGGGAGGGGAGGGGAGGGGTCCGGCGTCGTTTCAGTTCTTCGTTTATGCCATGGCCGGCAGTGTTTCCATGCTGCTCGCATTTCTGGCGGTGTCTGTCGCCACGGGCACTTTCAATTTTCTGGAATGGGCGGAGAAGGGGCGCTCTGGAGAACTGGCTTCAGCGCTGTCCGTGCGCCTGGCCTGGTTTGAAACGTTCAAGACCCAGGAAGGCTTAGCGCAGTGCGTCTTCTGGATGGCGTTGCTCGGATTCGCGGTGAAAGTGCCGATGTTCCCTTTCCACAGCTGGCTGCCCTCGGCCTACAGCGAGGCTCCCAGCGGCGTGACCATGATTCTGACGGGCGCGATGTCAAAGCTCGGGGTGTATGGTTTGCTGCGCCTGATCCTGCCTGTCTTTCCGGAGCAAATGAGGGAGGCCCTGGACCTTCTTCTCTGGCTGGCGGTGGCCACCATCGTGCTCTCGGCTTTCGCCGCGTTAGGCCAGAAGGACCTCAAACGCACCCTGGCCTACTCGTCGGTCAATCACCTTGGCTACTGTCTGCTCGGGGTGTTCGCGGCCATGAAGGTCACGGAAACCGGCGGACTGTGGAGCGCGGAAAAGGCGGCGGCTTTGAACGGCGTTTTATTGCAGATGTTCAATCACGGCATCACCGCCTCCGCCTTGTTCTGTTTCCTGGGTTTTCTGGAACAGCGCAGCGGCGGACTTCGCGGGCTGAACGAATTCGGAGGCCTGAGGGCGGCGGCGCCCGTCTTCTGCGGGCTGATGGGGCTCTCCATGTTCGCGTCGCTGGGACTGCCGGGATTGAACGGTTTTGCGGGGGAATTCCTGATTTTCAAAGGCGCTTACGCCCTCGCCTGGGCCCCTACCGCCGTGGCCACACTCGGCCTGCTCGTGACCGCCATTTTCCTGCTCGGCATCATGCAGAAGGTTTTTTGGGGTCCGCTTCCGGAACGGTGGACCCACTGGCCTGACCTGACGCTGGGAGAAAAGTTGTTGGTGACACCGGCCACGTTGCTGACGCTCGGGCTGGGCGTCTGGCCTCAGGCCATTGTGCATTGGACCCACGCGACCGTGACGCAGTGGGTGGGTTGGTTGAGATTCTGA
- the nuoL gene encoding NADH-quinone oxidoreductase subunit L has protein sequence MTTLALIPLLPLLAAGLASLLPRNARRLSSALAIGSMAIGFLLSCRELYLLLSKSNTNGVPRDYWNFDWISMGGATLKLGLLVDPMTAVMLVMITFVGCLIFIFSSGYMAHDDNAARFFCFLSLFAAAMLGLVISNSLLLLFMCWEVVGLASYLLIGFWFQKPSAAAAAKKAFITTRIGDVGFFLGLVWLQAETGTLLCYDNGKGCLEAGALEALAAQTTLGGLTLNAAIGLLLFCGAVGKSGQVPLHVWLPDAMEGPTPVSALIHAATMVAAGVFLIARAHPLLAATPAGPSSVTTALQVVTWVGAITAVFAALIAVGQNDIKRILAYSTVSQLGYMFMGVGAGGVAVGMFHLITHAFFKALLFLGAGSVIHGCGGEQDIRRMGGLRAFMPVTFATYAIGMMALSGVPIFFSGFWSKDEILHAALSWPASKGPLVLGIAGALLTAFYMTRQMLHVFAGHPRGAFASGHGSGDQAPHAVHSPHESPAVMTVPLVLLAAGALLLSGLGTPAWPWFASFLEGKPLQLDFGALFHGATLGLIVLSAILVAAGFGAGWKLYSAADLHETATDPLEARWPRLFKAMRGRFFVDELYEATVIAWQRALAGLAAWMEVWVVGGLVRLTGGLTRLLAWIGKQADEGFVNFGFEKACEGVKRLGLGAGALQNGDTQRYLRWLGLTLVFLIVILAWGGGPR, from the coding sequence ATGACGACCCTCGCCCTCATCCCTCTCCTGCCCCTGCTCGCCGCAGGTCTGGCCTCGCTGCTGCCGAGGAATGCCAGGCGGCTCAGCAGCGCTCTCGCCATCGGATCCATGGCGATCGGCTTCCTCCTATCCTGCCGGGAATTGTATCTGTTGCTGTCCAAGTCCAACACGAACGGAGTTCCTCGAGACTATTGGAATTTCGACTGGATCTCGATGGGCGGCGCCACGCTCAAGCTGGGATTGCTCGTGGACCCCATGACCGCGGTCATGCTGGTGATGATCACGTTCGTGGGCTGTCTGATCTTTATTTTCAGCTCGGGCTACATGGCGCATGACGACAACGCGGCGCGGTTCTTTTGTTTCCTCTCCCTCTTCGCCGCCGCGATGCTCGGGCTTGTCATCTCGAACAGCCTGCTCCTTCTCTTCATGTGCTGGGAAGTCGTCGGGCTGGCGTCCTATCTTCTGATCGGATTCTGGTTTCAAAAGCCCAGCGCCGCGGCGGCCGCCAAGAAGGCGTTCATCACCACCCGCATCGGCGACGTGGGATTTTTCCTGGGATTGGTCTGGCTGCAGGCCGAAACCGGAACCCTGCTCTGCTACGATAACGGCAAGGGCTGCCTCGAGGCGGGAGCGCTCGAGGCCTTGGCGGCTCAAACCACCCTCGGCGGACTCACCTTGAACGCGGCCATCGGGTTGCTGCTCTTCTGCGGGGCCGTCGGAAAGTCGGGCCAGGTCCCTCTGCATGTCTGGCTGCCGGACGCGATGGAAGGCCCCACTCCGGTCAGCGCGCTGATCCATGCCGCGACCATGGTTGCGGCCGGAGTATTCCTCATCGCGCGCGCGCATCCGCTCCTGGCTGCCACGCCCGCCGGACCTTCCTCCGTGACCACGGCACTGCAAGTGGTGACCTGGGTGGGCGCCATCACCGCCGTGTTCGCGGCGCTCATCGCCGTGGGCCAAAACGACATCAAACGGATTCTCGCCTATTCGACCGTGTCGCAGCTCGGTTACATGTTCATGGGGGTGGGCGCGGGCGGCGTGGCCGTGGGCATGTTCCACCTCATCACTCATGCCTTCTTCAAGGCGTTGCTCTTCCTGGGCGCGGGATCGGTCATTCATGGCTGTGGCGGTGAACAAGACATTCGGCGAATGGGCGGATTGAGAGCCTTCATGCCGGTGACGTTCGCCACCTACGCCATCGGAATGATGGCGCTCAGCGGCGTGCCGATCTTTTTCTCGGGATTCTGGAGCAAGGACGAAATCCTGCACGCGGCGCTCAGTTGGCCTGCATCCAAGGGGCCATTAGTCCTCGGCATCGCGGGCGCCTTGCTCACCGCGTTTTACATGACACGCCAGATGTTGCATGTGTTCGCGGGACACCCTCGGGGCGCTTTCGCTTCCGGCCACGGCTCCGGGGATCAAGCGCCACACGCCGTTCACTCCCCGCATGAGAGCCCCGCGGTCATGACAGTGCCTCTCGTGTTGCTCGCCGCCGGAGCCCTGCTTCTCAGTGGATTGGGAACGCCCGCCTGGCCATGGTTCGCCTCTTTCCTCGAAGGCAAGCCATTGCAGTTGGATTTTGGAGCGCTGTTCCACGGAGCCACCCTCGGTCTGATCGTGCTGTCGGCGATTTTGGTCGCGGCGGGATTCGGAGCGGGTTGGAAACTTTACAGCGCGGCTGACCTCCACGAGACCGCGACCGACCCTCTCGAAGCTCGCTGGCCCCGGCTCTTCAAAGCCATGCGCGGTCGATTCTTTGTCGATGAACTCTACGAAGCCACCGTCATCGCCTGGCAACGCGCCCTGGCCGGGTTGGCCGCGTGGATGGAGGTTTGGGTCGTGGGCGGATTGGTCCGTCTGACCGGCGGGCTGACGCGATTGCTGGCGTGGATCGGAAAGCAGGCGGACGAGGGATTCGTCAATTTCGGCTTCGAGAAGGCGTGCGAGGGCGTGAAGCGATTGGGCCTGGGGGCGGGCGCCCTTCAAAACGGTGACACCCAGCGCTACTTGCGGTGGCTGGGACTGACCCTTGTGTTCCTGATCGTCATCCTGGCGTGGGGAGGAGGACCTCGATGA
- the nuoK gene encoding NADH-quinone oxidoreductase subunit NuoK, giving the protein MTALSHYLLLSALLFSVGLAGALARRNAIMVLIGIELMLNAANLNFIAFWRFHQNPASLDGPLMVLFSLAIAAAEAAVGLALIIHLHRRFKTTQLEQVRNLRG; this is encoded by the coding sequence ATGACGGCCTTGTCCCACTACTTGCTGCTTTCAGCCCTCCTGTTCTCGGTGGGACTCGCGGGAGCGCTGGCGCGCCGCAACGCGATCATGGTGCTGATCGGCATCGAACTGATGTTGAACGCGGCCAATCTCAATTTTATCGCGTTCTGGCGGTTTCATCAAAACCCCGCTTCCCTCGACGGTCCCTTGATGGTGCTGTTTTCGCTGGCGATCGCGGCGGCGGAAGCAGCCGTGGGCCTGGCCTTGATCATCCACCTGCACCGCCGGTTCAAAACCACGCAACTGGAACAGGTGCGAAACCTGCGCGGATGA
- a CDS encoding NADH-quinone oxidoreductase subunit J: MSLTFVITALWTAVLAIAAMTLRNLIHCALCLVGTLIGLAVIYLQLDAQFIAFSQMLVYVGAISVLVVFAMLLTKSSETQAEPRGNKAWAHGLGIASMVFLVLAASFSASTVGKAADPGPRELPVAALGQSLMTTHVLPLELIALLLTSAMIGAAVLALHDRPKNPGDPRPNP, encoded by the coding sequence ATGAGCCTCACCTTCGTGATCACCGCGCTTTGGACCGCCGTCCTGGCCATCGCCGCCATGACGCTGCGGAACTTGATTCATTGCGCGCTTTGCCTGGTGGGAACGTTGATCGGGTTGGCGGTGATTTATCTCCAACTGGACGCCCAATTCATCGCGTTTTCCCAAATGCTGGTCTATGTGGGCGCGATCTCAGTGCTCGTGGTATTCGCCATGCTCCTGACGAAGAGCAGTGAGACGCAGGCGGAGCCTCGCGGCAACAAAGCCTGGGCTCACGGACTCGGCATCGCCTCCATGGTATTCCTGGTTCTGGCCGCGTCGTTCTCCGCCAGCACCGTCGGCAAGGCGGCGGATCCGGGACCACGCGAGCTTCCCGTTGCGGCCTTGGGGCAATCCTTGATGACCACCCACGTCCTCCCGCTCGAACTGATCGCGTTGCTGCTCACTTCCGCCATGATCGGCGCGGCCGTTTTGGCCCTGCACGACCGGCCCAAAAACCCCGGCGACCCCCGTCCCAATCCATGA